In uncultured Bacteroides sp., the following proteins share a genomic window:
- a CDS encoding DUF5107 domain-containing protein translates to MVKAWNEQVVIPTYEIGEPEKNPIFLEKRVYQGSSGVVYPYPVIEKIADEKIDKTYNAVYLENEYIKVMILPELGGRVQMAYDKIKQRHFIYYNEVIKPALVGLTGPWISGGIEFNWPQHHRPSTFLPVDYCIEEFPDGSVTVWVSEMEQMFHQKGMAGFTLRPGKAFLEIKGKLYNRTPMPQTFLWWANPAVAVNDFYQSVFPPDVNAVFDHGKRDVSTFPIATGTYYKVDYSAGVDISNYKNIPVPTSYMAIKSRFNFVGGYENDTHAGVLHVANHHISPGKKQWTWGNGDFGRAWDRNLTDNNGPYIELMAGVYTDNQPDFTWLQPYEEKSFVQYFLPYRELGVVKNASKDLLMNIDEVEDGNVVIKLFATSQQPVKIVLSGKEGVLLEEYNTLSPEKVYEKTVPMNENSLKELRLSVYNEQDKEVLNWQSEKEEVKPVPEPAKAALSPQDTPSLEQLYLTGLHLEQYRHATYNPVDYYEEALKREPGNVQNNNAMGLWNLRHGRFTIAETYLKTAVETQLQRNPNPYDGEPLYNLGLSLKYQGRYQEAYDAFYKACWNAAWQDAGYFSCAQISALQGRLGDALEEVERSLIRNWHNHRARHLKSALLRLAGRKEEALNWIEDSLKIDRFNYGCLFEKYLLTDSQEILSHMTMLMRGASSNYDEVALDYATAGFYEEAIDVWMEATQIHTTPMTYYYLAWVQSMANKKEAEYSFAKAASHAPDYCFPNRLEAILALECAKEKNPSDAKAPYYLGNLWYDKRQYDEAIVNWEKSVDLDPAFPTAWRNLSLAYFNKQGKTEKAVDCLEKAFALDNTDARILMELDQLYKRINRSHAERLAFMEKYHSLVCQRDDLYLEQITLLNQLERYEEAKEMLDAHKFHPWEGGEGKVSAQYQIARVELAKQALKAGDNQEAITLLNECQEYPHHLGEGKLSGAQENDFHYYLGCAYEALGNQEKAVFYWELAKNGITEPAAAIFYNDQKPDKIFYQGLALLKLNRVAEANSRFNRLISYGEEHLSDEIKMDYFAVSLPDLLIWDDDLTLRNMIHCKYMMALGLFGLGNKEIASELLDEVSKMDPNHQGIMAIKSSI, encoded by the coding sequence ATGGTAAAAGCATGGAATGAACAGGTAGTAATCCCTACTTATGAGATTGGTGAACCTGAAAAGAATCCTATATTCCTCGAAAAAAGAGTTTATCAGGGTAGCAGCGGAGTAGTTTATCCCTATCCCGTAATTGAGAAGATAGCAGATGAGAAAATTGATAAGACTTACAATGCCGTCTATCTGGAAAATGAATACATAAAAGTAATGATTCTGCCGGAACTAGGTGGGAGAGTTCAGATGGCTTATGATAAAATAAAGCAGCGTCATTTTATTTACTATAATGAGGTGATTAAGCCTGCTTTGGTTGGATTGACCGGTCCATGGATTTCGGGTGGCATTGAGTTCAATTGGCCACAGCACCACCGACCAAGTACTTTTCTACCGGTAGATTATTGCATTGAAGAATTTCCCGATGGCAGTGTTACCGTTTGGGTAAGCGAAATGGAGCAGATGTTTCATCAAAAAGGGATGGCTGGGTTTACATTGAGACCCGGAAAAGCTTTTCTGGAAATAAAAGGGAAACTTTATAACCGTACTCCTATGCCACAGACTTTCTTGTGGTGGGCTAACCCGGCTGTGGCTGTTAACGATTTCTACCAGAGTGTCTTTCCGCCCGACGTGAATGCCGTTTTCGATCATGGAAAGCGTGATGTTTCTACTTTCCCAATAGCAACCGGAACCTATTATAAGGTAGATTATTCAGCAGGTGTTGATATATCTAATTATAAAAATATACCGGTACCTACTTCTTATATGGCCATCAAGAGTCGTTTTAACTTTGTGGGAGGATATGAAAACGATACACATGCCGGTGTATTGCATGTGGCCAATCATCATATTTCTCCGGGTAAGAAACAGTGGACATGGGGAAATGGTGATTTTGGCAGGGCATGGGATCGTAATCTGACAGACAATAACGGACCATATATTGAACTGATGGCTGGTGTCTATACAGATAATCAACCCGACTTTACCTGGCTTCAGCCCTATGAAGAGAAAAGTTTTGTGCAGTATTTCCTTCCTTACCGTGAATTGGGAGTGGTTAAGAATGCAAGCAAAGACTTATTAATGAATATTGATGAAGTTGAGGACGGCAATGTTGTTATTAAACTATTTGCCACATCGCAGCAACCTGTTAAAATTGTATTGTCAGGTAAAGAGGGTGTACTGTTAGAAGAATACAATACCTTATCTCCGGAAAAAGTCTATGAGAAGACAGTTCCAATGAATGAGAACAGCTTGAAAGAACTTCGACTTTCTGTTTATAATGAACAGGATAAAGAAGTGCTTAATTGGCAATCGGAGAAAGAAGAAGTTAAACCGGTACCGGAGCCGGCCAAAGCAGCTCTCTCTCCACAAGATACCCCTTCTTTGGAACAACTTTATTTAACGGGATTGCATTTGGAGCAATATAGACATGCCACTTATAACCCTGTTGATTATTATGAAGAAGCATTAAAACGGGAACCTGGAAATGTGCAGAATAACAATGCAATGGGATTGTGGAACTTACGACATGGACGTTTTACTATTGCTGAAACCTATTTAAAAACGGCTGTCGAAACTCAATTGCAACGTAATCCAAACCCTTATGACGGTGAGCCGTTGTATAATTTAGGACTATCCCTGAAATATCAAGGACGCTACCAAGAAGCCTATGATGCTTTTTATAAAGCTTGTTGGAATGCTGCCTGGCAAGATGCCGGTTATTTCAGTTGTGCACAGATTTCAGCATTGCAAGGAAGACTGGGCGATGCTTTAGAGGAAGTAGAAAGAAGTTTGATTCGAAATTGGCACAACCATCGTGCCCGTCATTTAAAGAGCGCTTTGCTGCGATTGGCAGGAAGAAAAGAAGAGGCGCTTAACTGGATTGAAGATTCATTAAAGATTGATCGCTTCAATTATGGCTGTCTTTTTGAGAAATACTTATTGACGGATAGTCAGGAGATTTTGTCTCACATGACTATGTTGATGCGAGGCGCTTCTTCTAATTACGACGAAGTTGCTTTAGATTATGCAACTGCCGGATTCTATGAGGAAGCAATAGATGTTTGGATGGAAGCCACTCAGATTCATACAACTCCGATGACCTATTATTACCTGGCATGGGTTCAAAGTATGGCAAATAAAAAAGAGGCAGAGTATAGCTTTGCAAAAGCAGCCAGTCATGCTCCTGATTATTGTTTCCCTAACAGACTGGAAGCCATCCTGGCATTGGAATGTGCAAAAGAAAAGAATCCATCGGATGCAAAAGCTCCTTACTACTTAGGTAATTTGTGGTATGATAAACGTCAGTATGATGAAGCAATAGTCAATTGGGAAAAGTCAGTTGATCTGGACCCGGCCTTCCCAACGGCATGGCGTAACTTATCGCTGGCCTATTTCAATAAACAGGGAAAGACAGAGAAGGCTGTTGATTGTCTGGAAAAGGCATTTGCTTTGGATAATACTGATGCCCGGATATTGATGGAACTAGATCAATTGTATAAACGAATCAACAGATCGCATGCAGAACGTTTGGCATTCATGGAAAAATATCATTCTTTGGTATGTCAGCGAGACGATCTTTATCTGGAACAGATTACACTGTTGAACCAGTTGGAACGTTACGAAGAAGCAAAAGAAATGCTGGATGCTCATAAGTTCCATCCATGGGAGGGCGGTGAAGGTAAAGTGTCGGCTCAATATCAGATTGCACGTGTTGAATTGGCCAAGCAAGCTTTGAAAGCAGGAGATAATCAGGAAGCAATTACACTATTAAATGAATGCCAGGAATACCCGCATCATTTGGGTGAAGGTAAGCTTTCCGGAGCTCAGGAAAATGATTTTCATTACTATCTGGGATGTGCTTATGAAGCTTTGGGCAATCAGGAAAAAGCAGTTTTCTACTGGGAACTGGCTAAGAATGGTATTACTGAACCTGCTGCTGCCATTTTCTATAACGACCAAAAACCGGATAAAATATTCTATCAGGGCCTTGCTCTGTTAAAGTTAAATAGGGTAGCCGAAGCAAATAGCCGCTTCAACCGTTTGATTTCATATGGTGAAGAACATCTGTCGGATGAAATAAAAATGGATTATTTTGCAGTATCTTTACCCGACCTGTTGATTTGGGACGATGACCTAACGTTACGTAATATGATTCATTGCAAGTATATGATGGCATTGGGTCTGTTTGGATTAGGAAATAAAGAAATAGCTTCTGAGTTGTTAGACGAGGTGAGCAAAATGGATCCTAATCATCAGGGAATAATGGCTATAAAAAGTAGTATTTAA
- a CDS encoding transposase, whose translation MNQSISTVGKVTTNKPIYVNVNKKKSTISFKLHIPHYRQDRVSISGKSYTVELSRNSNSSRCPACGCLSQSLHGYYTRQLQGLEIFNHPLTLLVKTRKFRCRNEYCLRKVFSEDHSCLASPYGRNTLEVEERIREVSLKTTSRTASELLHGQNIFCSQSVCLRSAHKELSSKNRGSLPVAIGIDDFAQKKGHVYGSVIVDQMTHRPIAVLPCREGDELEQFLRNNPQIQYITRDRGRNFVEAINRILPGVTQICDRFHLIKNLVDALTEEIASLSRLSVHKQTYSYPSTEECRTKIMEALYGLGDARHRHKLNLFVQADSLIRKGMSISETARQLGVHSQVIWRLVRHHTGKDYMSAQQKSILKHVDELALEISHGCTDIKKLKKKMESKMDTIAISAATIGIRNKIKQELREIRKYNKNIAERKNKKHASIRSIRRFILKGESAVQSLTALLKNPLIKQVITLGLRFREMIKGNPKQWSLENWIKQAMECDSKAMKTFACGIKADQQAVQNAMDIYLNNGLLEGTVNKIKAIKRQMFNRASYRLLNVKLIAFKT comes from the coding sequence ATGAATCAAAGCATATCTACAGTTGGCAAAGTTACTACAAATAAGCCTATTTACGTCAATGTTAACAAAAAGAAATCAACTATATCTTTTAAACTTCATATTCCCCATTATCGCCAGGATAGAGTCTCTATAAGCGGGAAATCGTATACTGTAGAATTGTCCCGTAACTCTAATAGTAGCCGCTGCCCGGCCTGTGGTTGTTTGAGTCAAAGTTTACATGGGTACTATACGCGCCAACTTCAGGGTTTAGAGATCTTTAATCATCCCCTGACTCTATTGGTCAAAACCCGCAAATTTCGTTGCCGAAATGAGTATTGTCTCCGCAAGGTCTTTAGTGAGGACCATTCCTGCCTGGCTTCTCCCTATGGCCGCAACACCCTGGAGGTAGAAGAACGCATCCGTGAAGTATCTCTAAAAACCACATCTCGTACTGCCAGTGAGCTCTTACACGGGCAAAACATCTTCTGCAGTCAATCTGTCTGTCTACGGAGTGCTCACAAGGAATTGTCCTCAAAAAATCGTGGTTCTCTACCTGTGGCTATAGGTATAGATGACTTTGCGCAGAAGAAAGGGCATGTCTATGGAAGTGTTATTGTAGACCAGATGACCCATCGTCCCATTGCGGTACTTCCTTGCCGGGAGGGGGATGAATTAGAGCAGTTCTTGCGAAATAATCCTCAGATACAATATATAACCCGAGACCGGGGGCGAAACTTTGTTGAAGCTATTAATCGTATCCTACCCGGTGTTACCCAAATCTGTGACAGATTCCATTTGATAAAGAATCTGGTGGATGCTCTGACGGAAGAAATAGCCTCATTATCGCGGCTAAGTGTACATAAGCAAACTTATTCTTATCCCTCCACGGAAGAATGCAGAACCAAAATCATGGAAGCTCTTTATGGCCTGGGGGATGCCAGACATCGACATAAACTGAACCTGTTTGTGCAAGCAGATAGCCTTATCAGAAAAGGAATGAGCATTTCAGAAACAGCCCGCCAATTAGGAGTGCATTCACAGGTTATCTGGCGTTTGGTACGTCACCATACAGGCAAGGATTATATGTCTGCGCAGCAAAAGAGTATATTAAAACATGTCGATGAACTGGCTTTGGAAATCAGCCATGGATGTACGGATATAAAGAAATTGAAGAAGAAAATGGAAAGCAAAATGGATACGATTGCAATCTCGGCTGCCACGATAGGAATCAGAAACAAAATAAAGCAAGAGCTACGGGAAATCAGGAAATATAACAAAAATATAGCTGAAAGAAAAAACAAAAAACATGCATCAATAAGGAGTATACGGAGATTTATATTGAAAGGGGAATCCGCCGTGCAAAGTCTTACTGCTTTATTGAAGAATCCATTAATAAAACAGGTCATAACATTAGGATTGAGATTCAGGGAAATGATAAAAGGAAATCCCAAGCAATGGTCTCTGGAAAATTGGATAAAACAGGCTATGGAATGTGATTCAAAAGCCATGAAGACATTTGCTTGTGGAATAAAAGCAGACCAACAAGCGGTGCAAAATGCAATGGATATTTATTTGAACAACGGACTCTTGGAAGGAACTGTCAATAAAATAAAGGCCATCAAAAGGCAGATGTTTAATAGGGCAAGCTATAGACTACTTAATGTCAAACTCATTGCGTTTAAAACCTAA
- a CDS encoding sugar porter family MFS transporter, translated as MEQYNKSFVYFISLVSAMGGLLFGYDWVVIGGAKPFYEVYFNIVNSPFLQGWAMSVALLGCLIGASLAGMMADKYGRKKLLILSAFIFFVSSYITGAASSFTIFLIARFLGGIGIGIASNLSPMYIAEVAPFKIRGKLVSLNQLTIVLGILGAQIANWLIAEKVPLGFTSAQILESWNGQMGWRWMFWGAAFPAAAFFILMFLIPESPRWLSMKGRIEQAVSILGKIGGKEYAKSEFSSMMEASARTEKGSLKMLLSHPFRKVLIIGLVIAVFQQWCGTNVIFNYAQEIFQSAGFTLDDVLFNIVVTGVANLVFTFVAIYTVDKLGRRALMMIGAGGLAGIYLILGTCYFFHVSGWFMVVLVVMAIACYAMSLGPVTWVILSEIFPNHVRGVAMAVATFALWIGCFTLTYTFPLLNTFLGSSGTFWIYSLICASGFLFIFFKLPETKGKSLEDLEKELIQ; from the coding sequence ATGGAACAGTACAACAAGAGTTTTGTTTATTTTATTAGTCTGGTCTCTGCTATGGGCGGACTATTGTTTGGCTATGACTGGGTAGTAATAGGTGGTGCCAAACCTTTTTACGAAGTCTATTTTAATATAGTTAATTCTCCATTTTTGCAAGGCTGGGCAATGAGTGTGGCTTTACTGGGATGCTTAATTGGAGCAAGTCTGGCTGGTATGATGGCAGACAAGTATGGTCGTAAGAAACTACTTATTTTATCGGCATTTATATTTTTTGTTTCTTCATATATTACAGGTGCCGCCTCATCATTTACTATTTTTCTTATTGCACGCTTTTTGGGAGGTATCGGTATTGGTATAGCATCTAATCTTTCTCCAATGTATATTGCCGAGGTTGCTCCTTTTAAAATACGTGGAAAACTAGTATCATTAAATCAGCTGACTATCGTTCTTGGAATTCTTGGTGCTCAGATTGCAAATTGGCTGATAGCAGAGAAAGTACCTTTGGGCTTTACTTCGGCGCAAATACTGGAATCATGGAACGGACAGATGGGATGGCGCTGGATGTTCTGGGGAGCAGCTTTTCCGGCAGCAGCTTTTTTTATACTCATGTTCCTTATTCCGGAAAGTCCACGGTGGTTATCAATGAAGGGCAGGATAGAACAGGCTGTTTCTATTCTCGGTAAGATAGGAGGAAAAGAATATGCCAAATCAGAATTTTCATCTATGATGGAAGCATCGGCTCGTACTGAGAAAGGTAGTCTGAAGATGCTTTTAAGTCATCCTTTTCGTAAGGTACTGATCATAGGTCTTGTTATAGCCGTATTCCAGCAATGGTGTGGCACAAATGTTATCTTTAACTATGCTCAGGAAATATTCCAATCAGCCGGATTCACACTGGACGATGTTCTTTTCAATATCGTAGTAACGGGTGTTGCCAATTTGGTATTTACTTTTGTGGCAATCTATACTGTAGACAAACTGGGAAGAAGAGCTTTGATGATGATTGGAGCCGGAGGTCTGGCTGGTATTTATCTGATACTGGGCACTTGCTATTTCTTTCATGTGAGCGGATGGTTTATGGTTGTCCTCGTAGTTATGGCTATTGCCTGCTATGCAATGTCGCTGGGTCCTGTAACCTGGGTAATTCTTTCGGAGATATTTCCTAATCATGTTCGTGGAGTGGCAATGGCCGTGGCTACATTCGCCTTGTGGATTGGTTGCTTTACGCTTACATACACTTTTCCACTACTAAATACCTTTTTGGGAAGTAGCGGCACATTCTGGATCTATTCCCTGATTTGTGCTTCCGGTTTTCTTTTTATTTTCTTTAAATTACCTGAAACAAAAGGGAAGTCTCTTGAGGATCTGGAAAAAGAATTAATTCAATAA
- a CDS encoding AraC family transcriptional regulator gives MMKRKDGFRGQRAIVLPETIISITEQNPLTSALLITNIGYYPNAESHFRERLEGISQYIFIYCVKGKGWFNINGVTKIVNENQFFILPANIPHSYGSNEAEPWTIYWIHFKGFHAQYFLEAQQSYPKNITPGENSRIEYRNQLFEKIYSTLEMGYSLEHLQYASMCLHYYLASLMYINLFRDDAFYLKNTKEKDLANSAIHFMRENIEKKIIVEDIARELHISTSYFSTQFQKSTGFAPIAYLNNLRIQKACQYLDFTDMKINQLCHKIGYEDAYYFSRIFTKTMGISPKEYKKRKKG, from the coding sequence ATTATGAAAAGGAAAGATGGATTCAGAGGACAACGCGCTATTGTACTCCCCGAGACAATAATTTCAATTACGGAACAAAACCCATTGACCTCAGCACTACTTATTACAAATATTGGTTATTACCCAAATGCAGAGTCTCATTTTCGGGAGCGGCTTGAAGGTATTTCACAATATATATTTATTTATTGCGTAAAAGGGAAAGGATGGTTTAATATAAACGGAGTGACTAAAATTGTGAATGAGAACCAATTCTTCATTCTTCCGGCCAACATACCGCATTCATACGGAAGTAATGAAGCAGAACCCTGGACTATTTATTGGATACATTTTAAAGGCTTCCATGCCCAATACTTTTTGGAAGCACAGCAATCCTATCCAAAGAATATTACTCCTGGAGAAAATTCCCGGATAGAATACCGCAATCAACTATTCGAAAAAATATATTCTACCCTTGAGATGGGATATAGCCTGGAGCATCTTCAATATGCAAGTATGTGTCTGCACTATTATTTAGCTTCACTTATGTATATTAATCTTTTTCGTGACGATGCTTTCTATTTAAAAAACACGAAGGAAAAAGATCTGGCTAATTCTGCCATTCATTTTATGAGAGAAAACATTGAAAAGAAAATAATAGTAGAAGATATTGCCCGTGAACTACACATCTCCACATCTTATTTCTCTACTCAGTTTCAGAAAAGCACTGGATTTGCTCCCATAGCATACCTGAACAACCTGAGAATTCAGAAAGCTTGTCAGTACCTGGACTTCACAGATATGAAGATCAATCAGCTATGCCATAAAATAGGCTATGAAGACGCATATTACTTTAGTCGCATTTTCACTAAAACAATGGGTATTTCTCCAAAAGAATATAAGAAGAGGAAAAAAGGATGA
- a CDS encoding MFS transporter, with translation MTNNNLNYTIEKGDGLPLPKRYWAILAIALGVSVSVLDGTIANVALPTIAQDLNTSPTNVIWVVNAYQLAITISLLSFSSLGDIFGYRKVYIFGLSLFTCSSLACALSDSFFTLTLARVSQGFGAAAITSVNTALLRIIYPKRYIGRGMGINALVVAFSLAVGPTVASLILAFAHWNWLFAINIPIGILALYIAFRHLPYNPQKTGERKFDYLSSAANAVTFALLIFTLEGITHKQQLHFIIMEFIALLIIGFFFIRRQLKQKNPLLPVDLLRIPIFTLSIGTSICSFTAQMLATVSLPFFFQNTLGYDSSEIGMLLTPWPLAIIVVAPIAGRLVERVHAGILGGIGLAIFAAGLLLLSFLPDNPTRLDIIWRMVLCGAGFGLFQSPNNSTIISSAPQHRSGAASGMLGTARLLGQTLGATLAAMMFTLVPGNSTQAALLLAGTFALVAAVVSCLRLSQTSPLKQNS, from the coding sequence ATGACTAATAATAATCTGAATTATACGATAGAAAAAGGTGACGGACTGCCGCTTCCTAAGCGTTATTGGGCTATTCTGGCCATTGCACTTGGTGTGTCAGTTTCTGTACTTGACGGTACCATTGCTAATGTGGCACTGCCAACCATTGCGCAGGACCTGAATACTTCACCCACGAATGTTATTTGGGTAGTGAATGCTTATCAGTTGGCAATAACAATCTCGCTTTTGTCTTTTTCTTCTTTAGGAGATATATTCGGTTATCGCAAAGTGTATATTTTCGGGCTTTCTCTGTTCACTTGTTCATCATTGGCTTGTGCTCTTTCCGATTCTTTTTTCACATTAACGCTGGCTCGTGTTTCGCAGGGATTCGGTGCTGCAGCTATTACCAGCGTAAACACAGCCTTGCTGAGAATAATCTATCCGAAACGGTATATAGGAAGGGGGATGGGAATAAATGCACTGGTGGTTGCTTTTTCTTTGGCAGTGGGACCTACCGTAGCTTCCCTGATTCTGGCATTTGCACACTGGAACTGGTTGTTTGCTATAAATATACCGATCGGCATACTGGCTTTATATATTGCATTCAGACATTTGCCATATAATCCGCAAAAGACCGGCGAGCGGAAGTTTGACTATCTGAGTAGTGCTGCAAATGCAGTGACTTTTGCTTTGCTGATTTTTACTTTGGAGGGAATCACTCACAAACAGCAATTACATTTCATTATTATGGAATTTATTGCGCTATTAATTATAGGTTTCTTCTTTATCCGCAGACAACTAAAGCAGAAAAATCCACTTTTGCCCGTTGACCTGCTTCGTATTCCTATATTTACGTTATCTATAGGAACCTCGATTTGCTCGTTCACAGCTCAGATGCTGGCTACGGTTTCGCTACCGTTCTTTTTCCAGAACACGCTGGGATATGATAGTTCCGAGATTGGCATGCTGCTTACTCCGTGGCCTTTGGCAATTATTGTAGTTGCCCCCATCGCCGGTCGCCTGGTAGAACGTGTTCATGCCGGAATCCTTGGAGGGATAGGTCTGGCAATCTTTGCTGCCGGGCTACTCCTACTCTCTTTTCTGCCTGATAACCCAACAAGACTAGATATAATATGGAGAATGGTTCTGTGCGGAGCTGGATTTGGATTATTTCAATCGCCCAATAACAGTACTATTATTTCCTCTGCTCCACAGCACAGAAGCGGAGCAGCAAGCGGTATGCTGGGAACTGCCCGTCTACTGGGCCAGACTCTTGGCGCCACACTTGCAGCAATGATGTTTACACTGGTTCCGGGTAATAGTACCCAGGCTGCATTGTTGCTGGCCGGAACATTTGCCCTTGTCGCAGCCGTAGTGAGCTGCCTGCGGTTATCGCAAACGTCTCCGTTAAAACAGAATTCATAA